The DNA region CTTCCACCACGATGATGCCGCCGAGCACATAGCCGATATCGAGCGCAGCGATGGTGATCACCGGCAGCAAGGCGTTGCGAAGCGCATGGCGAAACAGCACGGCGCTTTTCGAGAGGCCTCGTAGGCGCGCCGCGCGGATATAGTCGGAATGCAGCACATCGATCATCTCGGAGCGCACCATGCGCGACACATGGGCGATGAGGATGAAGGACACGGTGAGAGCCGGCAGCACCAGGTGGCGCAGCCCGTCGGCGAGGTTGTCGGTCAGCGGCACATAGCCGGTGGCCGGCAGCCATTGCAGCCGATCCGCCATCAGCACGAGCAGCAAGGTGCCGGTCACGAATTCGGGCAAGGACACGCCGAGATAGGAAACGAATCCGGCGGCGAGATCGATGGGCCCTCCGCGTCGGAGCGCAGCGAGGACGCCGAGCGGCACCGCGACGACGAGCATCAGCAGGATGGCGCAGGCGGCGAGCAGCAGCGAGCGCGACAAAGCGAGGAACATCGCAGGGCCGACCGGCTGCCCGGTGCGCATCGAGGTGCCGAAATCACCCTGCAGCAGATGTGACAGCCAATGCCAGTATTGCAGCAGGATCGGGTCGCCCAGGCCGAGCTTCTCGCGAACGGCAGCCAGCGCCTCTTGTGTCGCATTCTCGCCGAGCAAGGTGACGGCGGCGTCCGCCGGCAGCGCCTGGGTGATGGCGAAGACGACGATCGACACCATGAGCATGGTGTAGACGACGAGCAGGCAGCGGCGTGCGAGCCAGGATGCCGACATGTCGCCTCAGCCGCCCGCGATCTCGGCCAAGCCTGTCCCAGCCAAGCCTGTCCCAGCCAAGCCTGTCCCAGCCAAGCCTGTCTCAGACATGCCTGTCTCAGCCACGCTTCGGAGCGTCGGCCGCGAGCCAGGCATGGTCGAGACGGAACACCGAGCCGCGCGGATGCAGGGCGTAGCCCTGCACATAGTTGCGCTTCGCCGCCAGGAGATCGAAGAAGACCGGAATCACCGACGGCACCTGGTCGTGCATGAGCTGCTGCGCCTCCCCATAGAGCGCGCGTCGCTTGGCGTCCTCGGTCGTCCGGCGAGCTTCTCCGACCAGCTTGTCGAAATCCGTATTGTTCCAGCGGGTTTCGTTCCAGGCGGCGTTCGAGATGTAGAGCAGCGCGAAGATCGCATCCGCCGAAGCCTGCATGTTGTAGAAGCCCACATAGAAAGGCCCCTTCTTCCACACCTGGTCGAGATAGGTGGCGTGCGGCATGGTCTGGACCTCGATGCGAAAGCCCGCGGGCTTGGCCATCTCGCGCATCGCGACCGCCATCGAGGTGCGGGTCGAGGGCGTGTCCGAGGCGATCAGCTTGAGGTCGAGCCCGTTCGGATAGCCGGCATCGGCGAGGAGCTGCTTCGCCTTGGCGATGTCGGGGGCCTTCTCCGCCACGGCCTTGTAGAAGCGGTAGGCGGCGTTCATCGGCACGTCGTTGCCCGGCGTCCCGTAACCCTGGGCGCAGAAATCCACCATGGCCTTGCGATCGATGGTGAGCGCCAGCGCCTGGCGCACGCGAACATCGCTGAAGGGCTTCTGGTCGCAGCCCATATTCACGTTGAGGAATTGCCCCGACGGAATGCGCAAGGGCGTGACGCCCGAGGCGCCGGCAAAGCGCGGAAACTCTGTCGGAGGCGTATTGGCGATGAGGTCGGTGTCGCCCGAAATGAGGGCCGAGGATTCGGCGGTCGGATCGGGATAGACGACGATTTCGAGGCGATCGATATAGGGCCGCGCCGCGTCGTAATAGGTCTCGTTGCGCTGCACGACGATCAGGCGGTCCGGCTCATAGGAGACCAGCTTGAAGGGACCGGTGCCGATCGCCGTCTTGGCGAGCTTCGTGAGATCCCCCTCGGCGATGGCCGACGGGATGATGCGGGCATTGGTGTAGGCGAGCGCGGTCGGCAGATCGGCATAGGGGGTGCTGAGCTTGAAAAGCGCGGTGCGATCGTCGAGCGCGACGACCTCGGCGATCGGCCCGACATTGGTTCTTGCGGGCGATGCCGTCTTGGGGTCGAGGATCGCCTTGAAGGTCGACGCGACGTCCTTGGCGGTGCAGGGCGAACCATCATGGAAGCGCAGATTGGGCCGCAGGACGAAGGTCCATTGCGAGACATCGGCGTTCGCCGACCAGCTTTCGGCGAGGTCCGGCTCGACCTCCATCTTGGTCGTGAGCCTCGTCAGGTTGCTGTAGAGCAGCTCGCTCAGCATGTATTCGGGATTGACGCGGGTGAGCAGAGGGTTGAGCACGCCGGCCGCCTGGTCGACGGATATGCGCAGCGTGCCTCCGCGCCGCGGCGCGCCCTGCGCCAAGGCGATGCGCGGCAGCATCGTCAATGCGGCTCCGGCCGCGAGGGCGGATCGGCGGGTGATCATGGTCATGACGCGCTCCTGTCGGCTTCGGGTATGATGTCCTTGCGGAAGTCGGCGGCGAGATAAGCCAGAATGCTCTTTGCCAGCGCCACGATGTCCGTGACGGTGGTGTGTTCCTCGGCCGCATGCACGTTGCGGTCGGGACGGCCGAGCCCGCCGAGCAGGAATTCCCGCATGCCGGTCTTCTGCACCCAGCCGAAATCAGACGCCGTGCTCGATCCCCAGGCGCGGAACTCCTCGGCAGTGTAGCCGAAACCGAGCGACAGCGCCGCCTGCCAGCGCGGCCAGTGCGGTCCCGTCGGATCGGTGACCGGCGCGAGATGCCCGACGATATGCATTTCTGGGCGCAGCCCTGCAGATTGGGCCGCGTTCCGCACCACCTCCTCGATCTCGGCCAGAGCGGCGTCGAAGCTTTCCTCGGGCGGATAGCGGCGATTGACGAGGAGCTCGAACAGGGCCGGTATCGCCGAACCCGTCGACCCGCCATGGGCGGCCGCGATGGTGAGCGACGCCGTCAGCGGTCGGCCTTCGAGATGAGGCGGCGGCGGTAATGCCGAGCGCCGCTCCGCGATGCGAGGCTTCAAGGATGCGAGCGCATTCATCAACGGCAGCGCCGCCTCGACGGCATTGAGCCCGCGGCCGAGATCGCCGGCATGCGCGGCGCGTCCATGCAGGCGGATCAGGAGGTTGAACGAGCCGAAGCAGCCCGCCCAGATGCGCGGCACGGCGCCGCCGTTGAAATTGAGGATATGGCCTTCGAGCAGCCCCTGCTCGGCGAGATGGCGAATGCCGGGGTAGAGGCCGCCCTCCTCATCCGTGCAGAACAACAGGGTGGGATCGTAGGCGAGCGCGACGCCGCAACGCCTTGCCGCCCGCAGAGCGAGGAGCGCGGCCGCGATCGAGCCCTTCATGTCGGCGGCGCCGAGACCGTAGAGCTTGTCGCCCTCCCGCGTCAGGCTGAAGGGCGAGCGCTTCCAATCGGTCGCCGCCGGTACGGTATCGGTGTGGAAGTAGAGGCCGCAGACAGGTCGATCGCTCGCCTGCCGGGCAACGAGATTGATCCGTTCGCCATGCGCCGGGCCGCCCGGAATCCGCCAAAGGGCTTCAGGGACTGCGACTCTCGTGCACGCGAAATCCATGGGCCGCAGCAGCCCTTCGAGCACATCGGCGAAGGCGCCATAGCCTGCGCCCGGCGGGAAGGAGGTGTCGACCGCGACCATGCGCGACAGATCATCGAGCGCAGCCCCCACATCCTGCTCGATCGACGACAGCGCTGCCTCGAAGCGGGCGTCGTCAGATGCGATGCGTGCGGCGATCGGCGCCATATTTTTCCCGTACCCGCGATTAATGCTATATCCTTTATAGAAATAAACTGGAGGGAAGCTCCGTTGCGAGTCAAGCGGAATTTACCTGGGCGGAATTTACCTGGGCGGAACTTACTTGGGCGGAACTTGCTTGGGCGGAGTTTACCTGGGCAGAGTTTACCTGGGGCGGAGAGGCAGGAGCTTCCCGTGCCGCTCTATGAACATATCAAGCGGCAAATGGCCGAGGCCATTCTCGTGGGCACCTGGCCCCCCGGCACCGTGCTGCCCGGGGAGGTCGCGCTCGCGGCACGCTTCGGAGTTGCGGTCGGCACCGTCCGGCGTGCGCTTTCGGACATGACGGCAGAGGGCATGTTGGCGCGACGGCGCAAGACCGGCACCATCGTCACCGGCCGTAGCCCGCATCATAACCTGCGCAACTTCTTCCAGTATTTTCGGCTGCATGGCGGTTCGGGATCGCTGCTGCGCTCGACCGCGCGGGTGCTGAGCCTCGTCGGCGACACGGCAAGCGAGGCGGAAGCGGCCATCTTCGGCCTCCAGAGCGGAGCGGAATTGATCCGCATTCAGCGTCTGCGTCTCGTGGAAAAAAAGCCGGTGATGCACGAGACGATGGCGATTCCGGCGGCGCGGCTGCCGGATTTCCCGCGGCAGGCGACGGAGCTTCCGCAGCTTCTCTACCTGCATCTTCTCGAGCGCTACGGCATTCGCCTGAGTGCCGTGCGCGAGAGCGTCACGGCGGCGCTCGCTTCCGACGAGGATCGGCGTCTTCTCGAGCTCCCTTCGCCGGCAGCCATCCTCGTCATCGACGAGACAGCCTATGACCAATCCGGCACCGCAATGCTGATCTGCCGGCACCGGGCGACGACCGACGGCTATTGCTACCTCAACGAGATCAGCTGATCCCCCCGAATGCGGCCAATGAGGCGGCCTTCGTTAAGCCCCTTGCAGCGTCCGACATACCTATCTAACTGCACTTGACAGGTTAGCGGCACAGCAACATAGTCGTGCCTCCTCCGTTGCTGGGGAGCCCATGGGGGCGCTTGTACGCCGCGGCCTGGGGGGCAGCATGTCGGACATTAGACTGGCATACAGAGCGCTCGTTGCACGGATTCTCGAAGGAGACGGCACCGCATCACGTGGCCAGCGTCGCGCTGCGTTCGACAATGCAGGGCTTTCCGCGCCCACGAGCACGCTGATCGACAAGGTCGTGAACCACGCGCACAAGGTCGTCGACGAGGACATTGTCGCGGCGCGGGCATCCGGCCTGAGCGAGGACCAGATCTTCGAGATCGTGGTCTGCGCGGCGATCGGTCAGGCCACGCGGCAATACGACGCCGCGCTTGCAGCCCTCGACGCTGTCACCGGCAAGGGATGAACCATGCGGCTCTCGATCCTCGATCGCGGCCACCGCTTCGGCACGAAGGTTCTGTTCGCGATCATTCGAGCGGTGTCGCGGCAACCGACTCCGGACGTCGTCAAGCTCGTCATGTATCGTCCCGATTTCTTCGGCGCGCTTATGAAGGCCGTCACCCACGAAGCGATGCGTGGACGCTCCGCGTGGTCGGTAGGCGATCGCGAACTGATGGCGGCGCTCGTCTCGAAGGCGAACGCCTGCGAGTATTGCATCAAGGCGCACACAGCAGTCTCGGCGAGGGCGTATCGCGATGAAGCGAAGGTCACCGCGACGCTCTCCAATCCGGAAACGGCGCCCATCGAGGAACCGCTGCGGGCGACCTTGCGCCTGCTCGGCAAGCTGACGCGCGAGCACGCTGTGGAAGCGGACGATATGCGTGCGGTGCTCGCGGCCGGTGTCTCGCGCGAGCAGATCGAGGATGCCCTCGCGGTGAGCTTCGCCTTTAACACGATGAATCGCTTGGCCGATACTTTCGAGTTCTTCGTACCGGGGCCCAAGGCCTTCGAAGCCGGCGCAAAATTCCTGCTCGCGCGCGGCTATCGCTGATGGCGGCAGACTCTACGCCGGCCGGAGCCCCAGAGCCGCTCGCGCTTCGGCGGGCGTCGCGGGACGGAAGCCGTGGCGGGCGGCGGCATCTGCGGCCTGCCGCACCAATTCGGCATTGCTGGCCGCGAGCCGGTCGCGGCTGATGCGGATATTGTCTTCAAGCCCCGTGCGCACGCCATCGCCGCCGCGCGCCAGCACCCACTCGATGACGAGCATCTGGTTCACGCCGATGCCCGCCGCCGTCCAGGTCGCGTGGGGCAGCACGCGGCGCAGCTCGCCCAGCATCAGCTCCAGCAGGTGCTCTTCCGCCGGCAGCGCGTTCTTCACGCCCATGACGATCTGCACATGCGGGCGCTCATCCATCAGCCCCGCTTCGATCAAGCGCTTCGCACCATGCAGGTGGCTGAGGTCGAAGATCTCGATCTCCGGCCGCACCCCGTTGGCCCGCATCTTGGCGGCGAGCTCAGTCACCAGCGCCGCCGCGTTTTCGTAGACGATCGTCGGGAAGTTCACGGAGCCGGTGGAGAGAGAGGCCATGTCGGGCCGCAGCTCCAGCGCATTGCCGCGGGCCGCGGGGTCGCGGCCCCGACCGCCGGTCGAGAACTGCACGATCATGCCGGGGCAATGCTTGCGCACCCCTTCCTGCACCTGCGCAAACAAGGCAGGGTCGCTGGAGGCGCTCTCGTCCGGGTTGCGGACATGGATATGCACGAGCGATGCCCCGGCCTCATAGGCCTCGTGCGTGCTCTCGATCTGCTCCGCCGGGGTGACGGGCACAGCCGGATTGTCCTTCTTGCGCGGCACGGAGCCGGTGATGGCGACGGCGATGACGATCGGCTTCATGATGGCTTCCCTTGGATTGTCAGACGTCGAAGAACAAAGTCTCCCGCTCACCCTGCAGACGGATGTCGAACACGTAGACCACGGCGCCCTCCCGCTCTTCGCGGCGGGCCAGCAAGGTCTCGCGCCGCTCAGCCGGCTCGACCATGCGCAGCACGGGGTCCTGCTCGTTCAGCGCCTTCTCGTCCTCGAAATAGATGCGGGTCGCGAGCCCGATATTGATGCCGCGGGCGGCGAGCCAGAGATTGACGTGCGGAGCCATGGGTTTGTGGCCGCGCCGGCCGACCACCGCGCCGGGCTTGACCGTCTCGAAGCGGTAGAGGCCGGTCGCGAAATCCGTGCCCGTACGGCCCCAGCCGCGAAAGCCGGTGTCCAGCGCCTTGCCGATTTGCCGGTCTGCCGGATGGTTGTAGCGGCCGGCTGTATTGGCCTGCCAGATCTCCAAGAGGACATCCCGGCATGGCGCCCCGAGCCCGTCGAGCACGCGGCCTTCTACGCCGATGTGCTCGCCTGGCGTATCCGGCCCGGCCAATTTGTTGCCGAATGGCTTCTCGAAGATATCGAACCCGGCCTGGTGCGGGATCAGGCCAATATGGACATAAGGCCCGGCTGTCTGTGAGGGGGTCTCCTGGAAGTAGTCGAGCTGGGGCGCCATCTTGGGCGTCATCTTGGGCATCATGGCGCTAATTCCCCTGCAGCTTGTTCTCGAACAGCGTCGAGCGGGTGCCGCGCAGGACGATGTCGAACCGGTAGGCCAGGCTGTCCAGCGGCACGGCGGCATTCAGGTCGAGCAGGGCCACCAGACGCTGCCTCGCTGCAGGATCCGGTAGGGTGCCGAGGATGGAATCCTTGGGGATCAATGGATCGCCCTCGAAATACATCTGGGTGATCAATCGCTGCGCGAAGCCCGAGCCGGACAGCGAGAAATGGATATGGGCCGGCCGCCAGGAGTTGACATGGTTGCGGAACGGGTAGGCCCCGGGCTTGACGGTGCGGAAGGCGTAAGCGCCGGTTTCATCCGTGATCATGCGGCCGCAACCGCCGAAATTGGGGTCGATCGGCGCGAGATAGGTGTCGTTCCGATGCCGGTAGCGGCCGCCCGCATTGGCCTGCCAGACCTCGACCAGGGCGCCGGGGACACCGCGCCCGTTTTCGTCCAGGACGCGGCCATGTACGATCGTGCGTTCGCCGATCGGCTCGCCGGTCTTCGCGTAGTTGAGGATCAAGTCGTTATCGAGCGGCCCCAACTCCTCCTGCCCGAAGACCGGACCCGTCATCTCGGACAGGGAGTTCTGCAACGACCAGAGCGCGAGGCGCGGCGAGCGCAGCACGCTGGTCTTGTAGTCCGGCGTCAGTGCGGGCGGGTGCCGGCTCCGATCGCGCTGGATGAACTCGTTCTGCGGCATCATGGCGATGATCTCCAAGATGGGCTGTGCGAGCGATGAGCATGTAACCCGGCACCGGCGCCTTCAGGCCGCCGCCGCCGACCACTTCCGGCCCAGCTCGTGCATGGGCGTGAGATAGGTTTCCCGCGCCGTCATGACGGAGAGCGCCGCGATGATCGCCGTAACCGCCGTGAAGATCGCGACCGGGACCCAGCCATACGGGCCGTCGCGCAACAAGGCCGCGCTGATGGTCGGCGCAAAGCCGCCCAAGGCGAAGCCGATCTGCGTGCCGATCGCCATGCCGGAGAGGCGCACCTTGGTGTCGAACATTTCGCCATAGAGAGCCGGCCAGACGCCATTCGAGGCGCTGTAGATCACGCCGGACAAGAGCAGTCCGAAGGCGAAGATCAAGGGGATGTTCGCCTCGCCGATCGCCCAGATATACGGCCAGATCAGCACTGCGCAGCCGAGCGCGCCGAGGATGAACACCGGCTTTCGCCCGATGCGGTCCGCGAGCATCGCCCAGGCCGGGATCGCCGCCAGCGCCACGACATTTGCCAGCACCAGAACCATCAACATGGTCGGGCGCGCGATATGCATCGTGTTCACGGCGTAGGACAAAGTGAAGACGGAGAAGATCGTGCTGACGACCGAGATCAGCGCTGCGAAGATCACGCGCAGCACATCTGCGGCGTGCTCCTGGAACAAGGTCGCCACGGGCAGCTTGGCATGGGTGTGCGCCTTCTCCTCCTCCACGAAGGCCGGCGTCTCGGGCAGGCTGCGCCGCACCCAGAAGCCGACGGCGACGACGATCGCGCTGAGGAAGAACGGGATGCGCCAGCCCCAGGACAGCAACTGGTCTTCGGAAAGCTCGGCGATGGGCAGGAAC from Rhizobiales bacterium GAS188 includes:
- a CDS encoding peptide/nickel transport system permease protein translates to MSASWLARRCLLVVYTMLMVSIVVFAITQALPADAAVTLLGENATQEALAAVREKLGLGDPILLQYWHWLSHLLQGDFGTSMRTGQPVGPAMFLALSRSLLLAACAILLMLVVAVPLGVLAALRRGGPIDLAAGFVSYLGVSLPEFVTGTLLLVLMADRLQWLPATGYVPLTDNLADGLRHLVLPALTVSFILIAHVSRMVRSEMIDVLHSDYIRAARLRGLSKSAVLFRHALRNALLPVITIAALDIGYVLGGIIVVEEIFALPGIGRALIVAIEARDLPAIQAGALIMAGTYAVVNFAADIAYALIDRRIRYD
- a CDS encoding peptide/nickel transport system substrate-binding protein, translated to MTMITRRSALAAGAALTMLPRIALAQGAPRRGGTLRISVDQAAGVLNPLLTRVNPEYMLSELLYSNLTRLTTKMEVEPDLAESWSANADVSQWTFVLRPNLRFHDGSPCTAKDVASTFKAILDPKTASPARTNVGPIAEVVALDDRTALFKLSTPYADLPTALAYTNARIIPSAIAEGDLTKLAKTAIGTGPFKLVSYEPDRLIVVQRNETYYDAARPYIDRLEIVVYPDPTAESSALISGDTDLIANTPPTEFPRFAGASGVTPLRIPSGQFLNVNMGCDQKPFSDVRVRQALALTIDRKAMVDFCAQGYGTPGNDVPMNAAYRFYKAVAEKAPDIAKAKQLLADAGYPNGLDLKLIASDTPSTRTSMAVAMREMAKPAGFRIEVQTMPHATYLDQVWKKGPFYVGFYNMQASADAIFALLYISNAAWNETRWNNTDFDKLVGEARRTTEDAKRRALYGEAQQLMHDQVPSVIPVFFDLLAAKRNYVQGYALHPRGSVFRLDHAWLAADAPKRG
- a CDS encoding succinyl-diaminopimelate desuccinylase; this translates as MAPIAARIASDDARFEAALSSIEQDVGAALDDLSRMVAVDTSFPPGAGYGAFADVLEGLLRPMDFACTRVAVPEALWRIPGGPAHGERINLVARQASDRPVCGLYFHTDTVPAATDWKRSPFSLTREGDKLYGLGAADMKGSIAAALLALRAARRCGVALAYDPTLLFCTDEEGGLYPGIRHLAEQGLLEGHILNFNGGAVPRIWAGCFGSFNLLIRLHGRAAHAGDLGRGLNAVEAALPLMNALASLKPRIAERRSALPPPPHLEGRPLTASLTIAAAHGGSTGSAIPALFELLVNRRYPPEESFDAALAEIEEVVRNAAQSAGLRPEMHIVGHLAPVTDPTGPHWPRWQAALSLGFGYTAEEFRAWGSSTASDFGWVQKTGMREFLLGGLGRPDRNVHAAEEHTTVTDIVALAKSILAYLAADFRKDIIPEADRSAS
- a CDS encoding transcriptional regulator, GntR family — translated: MPLYEHIKRQMAEAILVGTWPPGTVLPGEVALAARFGVAVGTVRRALSDMTAEGMLARRRKTGTIVTGRSPHHNLRNFFQYFRLHGGSGSLLRSTARVLSLVGDTASEAEAAIFGLQSGAELIRIQRLRLVEKKPVMHETMAIPAARLPDFPRQATELPQLLYLHLLERYGIRLSAVRESVTAALASDEDRRLLELPSPAAILVIDETAYDQSGTAMLICRHRATTDGYCYLNEIS
- a CDS encoding uncharacterized peroxidase-related enzyme; the encoded protein is MRLSILDRGHRFGTKVLFAIIRAVSRQPTPDVVKLVMYRPDFFGALMKAVTHEAMRGRSAWSVGDRELMAALVSKANACEYCIKAHTAVSARAYRDEAKVTATLSNPETAPIEEPLRATLRLLGKLTREHAVEADDMRAVLAAGVSREQIEDALAVSFAFNTMNRLADTFEFFVPGPKAFEAGAKFLLARGYR
- a CDS encoding Uncharacterized conserved protein, DUF849 family, which translates into the protein MKPIVIAVAITGSVPRKKDNPAVPVTPAEQIESTHEAYEAGASLVHIHVRNPDESASSDPALFAQVQEGVRKHCPGMIVQFSTGGRGRDPAARGNALELRPDMASLSTGSVNFPTIVYENAAALVTELAAKMRANGVRPEIEIFDLSHLHGAKRLIEAGLMDERPHVQIVMGVKNALPAEEHLLELMLGELRRVLPHATWTAAGIGVNQMLVIEWVLARGGDGVRTGLEDNIRISRDRLAASNAELVRQAADAAARHGFRPATPAEARAALGLRPA
- a CDS encoding protocatechuate 3,4-dioxygenase alpha subunit — protein: MMPKMTPKMAPQLDYFQETPSQTAGPYVHIGLIPHQAGFDIFEKPFGNKLAGPDTPGEHIGVEGRVLDGLGAPCRDVLLEIWQANTAGRYNHPADRQIGKALDTGFRGWGRTGTDFATGLYRFETVKPGAVVGRRGHKPMAPHVNLWLAARGINIGLATRIYFEDEKALNEQDPVLRMVEPAERRETLLARREEREGAVVYVFDIRLQGERETLFFDV
- a CDS encoding protocatechuate 3,4-dioxygenase, beta subunit translates to MMPQNEFIQRDRSRHPPALTPDYKTSVLRSPRLALWSLQNSLSEMTGPVFGQEELGPLDNDLILNYAKTGEPIGERTIVHGRVLDENGRGVPGALVEVWQANAGGRYRHRNDTYLAPIDPNFGGCGRMITDETGAYAFRTVKPGAYPFRNHVNSWRPAHIHFSLSGSGFAQRLITQMYFEGDPLIPKDSILGTLPDPAARQRLVALLDLNAAVPLDSLAYRFDIVLRGTRSTLFENKLQGN
- a CDS encoding Major Facilitator Superfamily protein, producing MSETMRVSQSAHEPPGAKTPKKAALASWIGSALEYYDFFIYGTAAALIFPRIFFSSSDPQTGAIAAFATFGVAYIARPFGAVALGHVGDKFGRKKVLIFTLLLMGFSTFIIGLLPSYDQVGILSPILLVIARLLQGLSAAGEQAGANSLTLEHAPPNQRAFYTSFTLSGTQAGLILATLVFLPIAELSEDQLLSWGWRIPFFLSAIVVAVGFWVRRSLPETPAFVEEEKAHTHAKLPVATLFQEHAADVLRVIFAALISVVSTIFSVFTLSYAVNTMHIARPTMLMVLVLANVVALAAIPAWAMLADRIGRKPVFILGALGCAVLIWPYIWAIGEANIPLIFAFGLLLSGVIYSASNGVWPALYGEMFDTKVRLSGMAIGTQIGFALGGFAPTISAALLRDGPYGWVPVAIFTAVTAIIAALSVMTARETYLTPMHELGRKWSAAAA